A genomic window from Lotus japonicus ecotype B-129 chromosome 1, LjGifu_v1.2 includes:
- the LOC130733274 gene encoding protein DETOXIFICATION 41-like: MAMGSVEDQPLLDSNTQLANLSSEAIEELLETGPVGLRWWPRLVAWESKLLWLLSGSSIITSIFTYMPGFVTLMFAGHLGAVELAGASVASVGIQGLAYGIMLGMASAVQTVCGQAYGAKKYAAMGVILQRAIILHLGAAVLLTFLYWFSGSFLLAIGQTESIAKSGQIFARGLILQIYAFALSCPMQRFLQAQNIVNPLAYMAVGVFLLHVLLSWIVVYVLSYGLLGAALTLSFSWWLLVFINALYILLSPKCKQTWTGFSLKAFQGIWPYFKLTVSSAVMLCLEIWYSQGLVLISGLLSNPTIALDSISICMNYLNWDMQFMLGLSQAASVRVSNELGAAHPRVAKFSVFVVSGTSILISIAFSAFVLIFRVPMSKLFTSDSEVIDAVTDLTPLLAISVLLNGIQPILSGVAIGSGWQGIVAYVNLGSYYVIGLTVGCVLAFKTSLGVAGIWWGMILGVLIQTVTLIILTARTNWEAEVEKAVVRIKRAAEDETLDQLVADI, translated from the exons ATGGCCATGGGCTCTGTGGAGGACCAACCTTTGCTTGACTCAAACACACAGCTTGCAAATTTGTCATCAGAGGCCATTGAAGAGTTGTTGGAAACTGGGCCAGTTGGATTGAGATGGTGGCCTAGGCTTGTTGCATGGGAGTCAAAGCTCCTCTGGCTACTCTCTGGCTCTTCAATAATTACGTCCATTTTCACTTATATGCCTGGTTTTGTGACCTTGATGTTTGCTGGGCATTTAGGGGCTGTTGAGCTTGCTGGTGCATCAGTAGCTAGTGTTGGAATTCAGGGTCTTGCTTATGGTATTATG CTGGGAATGGCAAGTGCTGTGCAAACTGTGTGTGGGCAAGCATATGGGGCCAAAAAATATGCAGCAATGGGTGTGATATTGCAAAGAGCAATCATATTACACCTTGGTGCAGCAGTGCTTCTCACATTCCTCTATTGGTTTTCTGGGTCTTTTCTATTAGCCATAGGACAGACAGAGAGCATAGCCAAGAGTGGCCAAATTTTTGCCAGGGGACTTATTCTTCAAATATATGCATTTGCACTCAGCTGCCCAATGCAGAGATTCCTCCAAGCACAGAACATAGTGAATCCTCTGGCATATATGGCTGTTGGGGTGTTCCTGCTGCATGTGCTTCTTTCCTGGATAGTTGTCTATGTTTTGAGCTATGGCCTTCTTGGTGCAGCCCTTACTCTCAGCTTCTCTTGGTGGCTACTTGTCTTCATAAATGCCCTCTACATCCTTCTTAGCCCCAAATGCAAGCAAACTTGGACTGGCTTCTCACTAAAAGCCTTCCAAGGAATTTGGCCTTATTTCAAGCTCACAGTTTCTTCTGCTGTGATGTTATG TTTGGAGATATGGTACAGTCAGGGACTAGTACTTATATCAGGCTTGCTCTCCAATCCCACAATAGCACTAGATTCTATTTCCATTTG TATGAATTACTTGAATTGGGACATGCAATTCATGTTAGGACTCAGTCAAGCAGCAAG TGTCAGAGTTAGCAATGAATTAGGAGCAGCTCATCCAAGAGTAGCTAAGTTTTCTGTCTTCGTAGTGAGTGGAACTAGCATCCTCATTAGCATAGCTTTCAGCGCCTTTgttttgatatttcgggttccTATGAGCAAGCTTTTCACTTCTGACTCTGAAGTCATTGATGCTGTCACTGATTTGACTCCATTGCTTGCCATCTCAGTTCTCCTAAATGGCATTCAACCTATACTATCAG GGGTTGCAATTGGAAGTGGATGGCAAGGAATAGTGGCTTATGTGAACTTGGGTTCTTACTATGTAATTGGTCTTACTGTTGGATGTGTTCTTGCCTTCAAAACTTCTTTAGGAGTAGCT GGAATCTGGTGGGGAATGATCCTTGGAGTTCTGATCCAGACAGTAACATTAATAATTCTAACTGCCAGAACAAATTGGGAAGCAGAG GTTGAAAAAGCTGTTGTTCGCATCAAGAGAGCTGCTGAAGATGAAACCTTAGATCAACTGGTTGCAGACATATAG
- the LOC130733277 gene encoding protein DETOXIFICATION 41-like: protein MGSVEDHPLLDSNTQLANLSSEAIEEFLETGPVGLRWWSKLVAWESRLLWLLSGSSIIMTIFSYMLCFVTLMFAGHLGSVELAGASVASVGIMGLSNGIMLGMASAVQTVCGQAYGAKKYAAMGVILQRAIILHLGAAVLLTFLYWYSGPFLLAIGQTESIAKSGQIFARGLILQIYALALSCPMQRFLQAQNIVNPQAYIAVGVFLLHVLLSWIVVYVLSYGLLGAALTLSLSLWLLVFINALYILLSPKCKQTWTGFSLKAFQGIWPYFKLTVSSAVMLCLEIWYSQGLVLISGLLSNPTIALDSISICVNYLNWDMQFMLGLSQAASVRVSNELGAAHPRVAKFSVFVVTGTTILISIAFSAIVLIFRVAMSKLFSSDSEVIDAVTDLTPLLAISVLLNGIQLILSGVAIGSGWQGIVAYVNLGSYYVIGLTVGCVLAFKTSLGVAGIWWGMILGVLIQTVTLIILTARTNWKAEVGKAIVRIKRSAEDETLVQLVADV, encoded by the exons ATGGGCTCTGTGGAGGACCATCCTTTGCTTGACTCAAACACACAGCTTGCAAATTTGTCATCAGAGGCCATTGAAGAGTTCTTGGAAACTGGGCCAGTTGGGTTGAGATGGTGGTCTAAGCTTGTTGCATGGGAGTCAAGGCTCCTCTGGCTCCTCTCTGGCTCTTCAATAATTATGACCATTTTCAGTTATATGCTTTGCTTTGTGACCTTGATGTTTGCTGGGCATTTAGGGTCCGTTGAGCTTGCTGGTGCATCAGTAGCTAGTGTTGGAATTATGGGTCTTTCTAATGGTATTATG CTGGGAATGGCAAGTGCTGTGCAAACTGTGTGTGGGCAAGCATATGGGGCCAAAAAATATGCAGCAATGGGTGTGATATTGCAAAGAGCAATCATATTACATCTTGGTGCAGCAGTGCTTCTCACATTCCTCTATTGGTATTCTGGCCCTTTTTTATTAGCCATAGGACAGACAGAGAGCATAGCAAAGAGTGGCCAAATTTTTGCCAGGGGACTAATTCTTCAAATATATGCATTAGCACTCAGCTGCCCAATGCAGAGGTTCCTCCAAGCACAGAACATTGTGAATCCTCAGGCATATATCGCTGTTGGGGTGTTCCTTCTGCATGTGCTTCTTTCCTGGATAGTAGTCTATGTTTTGAGCTATGGCCTTCTTGGTGCAGCCCTTACTCTCAGCTTGTCTTTATGGCTTCTTGTCTTCATAAATGCCCTCTACATCCTTCTTAGCCCAAAATGCAAGCAAACTTGGACTGGCTTCTCACTAAAAGCCTTCCAAGGAATTTGGCCTTATTTCAAGCTCACAGTTTCTTCTGCTGTGATGTTATG TTTGGAGATATGGTACAGTCAGGGACTAGTGCTTATATCAGGCTTGCTCTCCAATCCTACAATAGCACTGGATTCTATTTCCATTTG TGTGAATTACTTAAACTGGGACATGCAATTCATGTTAGGACTCAGTCAAGCAGCCAG TGTCAGAGTTAGCAATGAATTAGGAGCAGCTCATCCAAGAGTAGCAAAGTTTTCTGTCTTCGTAGTGACTGGGACTACCATCCTGATTAGCATAGCATTCAGCGCCATTGTTCTGATATTCCGGGTTGCTATGAGCAAGCTTTTCTCTTCTGACTCTGAAGTCATTGATGCTGTAACTGATTTGACTCCATTGCTTGCCATCTCAGTTCTCCTAAATGGCATTCAACTTATACTATCAG GGGTTGCAATTGGAAGTGGATGGCAAGGAATAGTGGCTTATGTGAACTTGGGTTCTTACTATGTAATTGGTCTTACTGTTGGATGTGTTCTTGCCTTCAAAACTTCTTTAGGAGTAGCT GGAATCTGGTGGGGAATGATCCTTGGAGTTCTGATACAGACAGTAACATTAATAATTCTAACTGCCAGAACAAATTGGAAAGCAGAG GTTGGAAAAGCTATTGTTCGCATCAAGAGATCTGCTGAAGATGAAACCTTAGTGCAACTGGTTGCAGACGTATAG
- the LOC130733276 gene encoding protein DETOXIFICATION 41-like, whose protein sequence is MGSVEDQPLLESNTQLANLSSQAIEEFLETGPVGLRWWPKLVAWESRLLWLLSGSSIIMSIFSYMPGFVTLMFAGHLGSVELAGASVASVGIQGLAYGIMLGMASAVQTVCGQAYGAKKYAAMGVILQRAIILHLGAAVLLTFLYWFSGSFLLAIGQTESIAKSGQIFARGLILQIYAFSLSCPMQRFLQAQNIVNPLAYMAVGVFLLHVLLSWIIVYVLGYGLLGAALTLSFSWWLLVIINALYILLSPKCKQTWTGFSLKAFTGIWPYFKLTVSSAVMLCLEIWYNQGLVLISGLLSNPTIALDSISICMNYLNWDIQFMLGLSQAASVRVSNELGAAHPRVARFSVFVVTGTSFLISIAFSAFVLIFRVPMSKLFTSDSEVIEAVTDLTPLLAISVLLNGIQPILSGVAIGSGWQGIVAYVNLCSYYVIGLTVGCVLGFKTSLGVAGIWWGMILGVLIQTVTLIILTARTNWEAEVGKAIVRLKRSAEDETLEQLVADV, encoded by the exons ATGGGCTCTGTGGAGGACCAACCTTTGCTTGAGTCAAACACACAACTTGCAAATTTGTCATCACAAGCCATTGAAGAGTTCTTGGAAACTGGGCCAGTTGGGTTGCGATGGTGGCCTAAGCTTGTTGCATGGGAGTCAAGGCTCCTCTGGCTCCTCTCTGGCTCTTCAATAATTATGTCCATTTTCAGTTATATGCCTGGCTTTGTGACCTTGATGTTTGCTGGGCATTTAGGGTCTGTTGAGCTTGCTGGTGCATCAGTAGCTAGTGTTGGAATTCAAGGTCTTGCTTATGGTATTATG CTTGGAATGGCAAGTGCTGTGCAAACTGTGTGTGGGCAAGCATATGGGGCCAAAAAATATGCAGCAATGGGTGTGATATTGCAAAGAGCAATCATATTACACCTTGGTGCAGCAGTGCTTCTCACATTCCTCTATTGGTTTTCTGGATCTTTTCTATTAGCAATAGGACAGACAGAGAGCATAGCCAAGAGTGGCCAAATTTTTGCCAGGGGACTTATTCTTCAAATATATGCATTTTCACTCAGCTGCCCAATGCAGAGATTCCTCCAAGCACAGAACATAGTGAATCCTCTGGCATATATGGCTGTTGGGGTGTTCCTGCTGCATGTGCTTCTCAGCTGGATAATTGTCTATGTTTTGGGCTATGGCCTTCTTGGTGCAGCCCTTACTCTCAGCTTTTCTTGGTGGCTTCTTGTCATCATAAATGCGCTGTACATCCTTCTTAGCCCAAAATGCAAGCAAACTTGGACTGGCTTCTCACTAAAAGCCTTCACAGGAATTTGGCCTTATTTCAAGCTCACAGTTTCTTCTGCTGTGATGTTATG TTTGGAGATATGGTACAATCAGGGACTAGTGCTTATATCAGGCTTGCTCTCCAATCCTACAATAGCACTGGATTCTATTTCCATTTG TATGAATTACTTGAACTGGGACATACAATTCATGTTAGGACTCAGTCAAGCAGCAAG TGTCAGAGTTAGCAATGAATTAGGAGCAGCTCATCCAAGAGTGGCAAGGTTTTCTGTCTTCGTAGTGACTGGAACAAGCTTCCTCATTAGCATAGCTTTCAGCGCGTTTgttttgatatttcgggttccTATGAGCAAGCTTTTCACTTCTGACTCTGAAGTCATTGAAGCTGTAACTGATTTGACTCCATTGCTTGCCATCTCAGTTCTCCTGAATGGCATTCAACCTATATTATCAG GGGTTGCAATTGGAAGTGGATGGCAAGGAATAGTGGCTTATGTGAACTTGTGTTCTTACTATGTAATTGGTCTTACTGTTGGATGTGTTCTTGGCTTCAAAACTTCTTTAGGAGTAGCT GGAATCTGGTGGGGAATGATCCTTGGAGTTTTGATACAGACAGTAACATTAATAATTCTAACTGCCAGAACAAATTGGGAAGCAGAG GTTGGAAAAGCTATTGTTCGCCTCAAGAGATCTGCTGAAGATGAAACCTTAGAACAACTGGTTGCAGACGTATAg
- the LOC130733279 gene encoding uncharacterized protein LOC130733279, producing MAVPSLNRDLKSKLDAVNPCCEQWRKKYSKGLESRKALRQAIKLLEDKINELQTQNKRVCVANNGTGGRLEELDAKVPLQNEPCSSKSQINTPKIEQGCGSEARGGSENGKVIQGLQACVAERDKEICRLKEDLEVEKRRADSVGEREKEICRLKELLEIEKRRADSVGVREKEICRLKELLEIEKRRTDSKGEKDKEICRLKELLETEKRRADSVGEREKEICRLKELLEIEKRKADSVGEREKEICRLKELLETEKRRADSEAERENEICRLKELLVTEKRRADSEGNREKEVFRFKELLETEKRRADSEGKRAAEAWKLVNEEKKKTAEKGMQIAIIEAKAEEYKVQIGRLEKQVNEVKTKFASEISTLKDAATRFEAEKRKMLAEKRTAESGLAIANKKLEVEKNKAAEGKKRADAEIVKLEEQKARAEENWNKFMEEKCLADKMSQQLEEDKKIIEDLKQKMHELSSLRKPVEMAADIGVKAENTEVKLLKKALKLEKLRVKHAKQKCKLEESRYSILRHDLGRVKIDFARLLHRLDMLDASVPPVAGSMHDQTKSELYMQNSNVTRTTCNLNLEPCCTTIGACDPLRKNMQHIPLFALSGGNYSESLTGIDSKLEPLVRGSNKPKLPSSAVLSSTESYSDAQLMGPQGITAFPVTASTKLTREIFNARQSMCDPSDRPVGMQKRKRKRMYDTAECDAKLSSENLSDLQALFCREVDKCLGGKNDRAHKTRKKSCGEIIDMILQINREEKKGRETTQACEEMVYDAANNFDSVVSFDQVADGSYMKLLELENAAYEECYKRAMDFPMSPSLPEIEFHETFDTENLVNPFSEEALQENMLSSRTDLIPSPYFDVNNLEINSNEQNLDVSGVSSNSQKTSQATKPEVIKLPHMHTPENSRTEFLRHDGVRSSQMQLPKLCVFSNIEDSSIISRILIATKNCIARCNLATQTTWAVSNILTALKMEEKLSQKEKVSVLLTLLLFNLMVTTTTTFGKLWDGNLFHCLNSYGEHIRTAMSDTETRIMFLENYSLHELLGLIEEFLIEGKVILSDAAETSSDSDLRKNDVMNGVNKISSNVASSEQLIAGSIILASLCAATDHVAFTYEASYNILRLCTWDPLMVLTILHIFAYLGGEKFFDLDHFGLMVTVLKSLVKFLEGEISSVVTTVRLPSINQLHPEFCTKVKCPFLEGAESIDAVACLLLEEIKDGWLQGINRVELADSRLMSDSCNARQWSIREVAECANDKNNDAPYCLNKWLISASQPDAALKNINFCHLSDVLSLVELVANKMGWHWTDIKFVPQLLNMLDSCAEEKIAIAIIVLLGQLGRIGVDVSGYEDGGVQNLRSNLFAYLCRSPSSKTGTSLQIATATTLLGLLPLDPETLSQTNISFGACSKSVSDNAETLRKWFSELGKDQQVLVSGVLKCNDVYIK from the exons TATGTGTGGCAAACAATGGAACAGGTGGGAGATTAGAAGAACTTGATGCTAAGGTGCCTTTGCAGAATGAACCTTGTAGCTCCAAGTCTCAAATCAATACACCTAAGATTGAGCAGGGATGTGGCAGCGAAGCTCGGGGTGGTAGTGAGAATGGTAAGGTGATACAAGGTTTACAGGCTTGTGTAGCTGAGAGGGATAAGGAAATTTGTAGATTGAAGGAGGATTTGGAGGTTGAGAAGAGGAGGGCTGATTCTGTGGGGGAGAGGGAAAAAGAAATTTGTAGATTGAAGGAGCTTTTGGAGATTGAGAAAAGGAGGGCTGATTCTGTGGGGGTGAGGGAAAAGGAAATTTGTAGATTGAAGGAGCTTTTGGAGATTGAGAAGAGAAGGACTGACTCTAAGGGGGAGAAGGACAAGGAAATTTGTAGGTTGAAGGAGCTTTTGGAGACTGAGAAGAGGAGGGCTGATTCTGTGGGGGAGAGGGAAAAGGAAATTTGTAGATTGAAGGAGCTTTTGGAGATTGAGAAGAGGAAGGCTGATTCTGTGGgggaaagggaaaaagaaatttGTAGATTGAAGGAGCTTTTGGAGACTGAGAAGAGGAGGGCTGATTCTGAAgctgagagagaaaatgaaatttGCAGATTGAAGGAGCTTTTGGTGACTGAGAAGAGGAGGGCTGATTCTGAGGGGAATagggaaaaagaagtttttagATTTAAGGAGCTTTTAGAGACTGAGAAGAGGAGGGCTGATTCTGAGGGGAAGAGAGCTGCTGAGGCCTGGAAGTTGGTaaatgaagagaagaagaagactgcTGAAAAGGGGATGCAGATTGCCATAATTGAAGCGAAGGCTGAGGAGTACAAGGTTCAGATTGGCCGATTGGAGAAACAAGTTAATGAagtgaaaactaagtttgcTTCTGAGATTTCTACGTTGAAAGATGCAGCCACAAGGTTTGAAGCTGAAAAGCGCAAGATGTTAGCTGAAAAAAGAACAGCTGAGTCAGGGTTGGCGATAGCTAACAAAAAGTTGGAGGTTGAGAAAAACAAGGCCGCTGAAGGAAAAAAGCGCGCAGATGCAGAGATTGTTAAACTGGAGGAGCAGAAGGCGCGTGCAGAAGAGAACTGGAACAAGTTCATGGAAGAGAAATGTCTTGCTGATAAGATGTCTCAGCAGTTGGAAGAGGATAAGAAGATAATCGAGGATTTGAAACAGAAGATGCATGAACTCTCGTCCCTTAGAAAGCCTGTTGAAATGGCTGCCGACATCGGTGTCAAAGCTGAAAATACTGAAGTGAAGCTTTTGAAAAAGGCACTGAAGCTTGAAAAGCTAAGAGTAAAGCATGCTAAGCAGAAATGTAAGTTAGAAGAAAGTCGTTACAGCATTTTAAGGCATGATTTGGGTCGTGTAAAGATTGATTTCGCTCGGCTTCTACATCGCCTTGATATGCTGGATGCATCCGTTCCGCCTGTTGCTGGAAGTATGCATGACCAAACGAAG TCTGAACTATACATGCAGAATTCAAATGTCACAAGGACGACCTGCAATCTAAATCTGGAACCTTGCTGCACAACGATAGGTGCATGTGATCCATTGAGGAAAAACATGCAGCATATTCCGCTTTTTGCCCTATCCGGTGGAAATTACTCTGAATCACTTACAGGTATTGATTCTAAATTGGAGCCTCTTGTTAGAGGATCCAATAAACCAAAGTTACCGAGTTCCGCAGTACTTTCAAGTACAGAATCTTATTCTGATGCACAGTTGATGGGCCCACAGGGAATAACTGCATTTCCAGTTACTGCATCAACAAAATTGACTCGGGAGATCTTTAATGCAAGACAAAGCATGTGCGACCCATCTGACAGACCTGTTGGAATGCaaaagaggaagaggaaaagaATGTATGATACTGCTGAATGTGATGCAAAATTGTCCTCTGAGAATCTTTCTGATTTGCAAGCATTGTTTTGTAGAGAAGTTGACAAATGCTTAGGAGGAAAGAATGACAGGGCCcacaaaacaagaaagaaatcTTGTGGGGAAATAATAGATATGATACTTCAGATTAACAGGGAAGAGAAAAAGGGCAGAGAAACTACTCAAGCATGTGAGGAGATGGTATATGATGCTGCAAATAATTTTGATTCTGTGGTTAGTTTTGATCAAGTGGCTGATGGAAGCTATATGAAGCTGTTAGAATTAGAAAATGCTGCCTATGAGGAATGCTATAAAAGAGCAATGGATTTTCCCATGTCTCCATCTCTTCCTGAAATTGAGTTTCATGAAACATTTGATACGGAGAATTTGGTGAATCCCTTTTCAGAGGAAGCACTCCAAGAAAACATGTTGAGTTCAAGAACAGACTTGATTCCTTCACCCTACTTTGATGTAAATAATCTTGAAATCAATTCTAATGAACAAAACCTTGATGTTTCTGGAGTTTCTTCAAATTCACAGAAGACTTCACAGGCTACAAAACCTGAGGTTATAAAATTGCCACATATGCATACTCCCGAAAATTCAAGGACTGAGTTTTTGAGGCATGATGGAGTCAGATCTTCACAAATGCAACTTCCTAAATTATGTGTTTTTTCAAATATTGAGGACAGCAGCATCATATCTAGGATACTTATTGCTACAAAAAATTGTATAGCTCGGTGCAATTTGGCTACTCAAACAACCTGGGCAGTTAGTAACATTCTGACTGCACTAAAAATGGAAGAGAAGCTTTCACAAAA GGAGAAGGTTTCAGTGTTGTTAACACTCTTGCTGTTCAACCTTATGGTGACTACAACAACAACATTTGGGAAACTTTGGGATGGGAATTTATTCCACTGCTTAAATTCTTATGGTGAACATATTCGCACAG CTATGTCTGATACAGAGACTAGAATCATGTTTCTAGAAAATTATTCTTTGCATGAGCTGCTTGGCCTCATTGAAGAATTTCTAATAGAAGGAAAAGTTATACTGAGCGACGCTGCTGAGACTTCGTCAGATTCTGATTTGAGAAAGAATGATGTCATGAATGGTGTTAATAAAATATCTTCAAATGTAGCTTCAAGTGAGCAATTAATAGCAGGAAGTATTATATTAGCATCACTATGTGCTGCAACTGATCATGTTGCATTTACTTATGAGGCTTCATATAATATACTTAGATTGTGCACATGGGATCCGTTGATGGTCCTGACTATTCTTCATATTTTTGCGTATCTGGGTGGAGAGAAGTTTTTTGACTTGGATCATTTTGGTTTAATGGTGACTGTTTTGAAGTCTCTGGTTAAGTTTCTTGAGGGTGAGATCTCATCTGTTGTTACCACTGTCCGTCTTCCTTCAATAAATCAGCTGCATCCTGAATTTTGCACGAAAGTTAAATGCCCCTTCTTGGAAGGTGCTGAGTCCATTGATGCAGTTGCATGCTTGCTCTTAGAAGAGATAAAAGACGGTTGGCTTCAAGGGATAAATCGAGTTGAATTGGCAGATTCTAGATTAATGTCAGACAGTTGTAATGCCAGACAATGGTCTATTAGGGAGGTGGCTGAATGTGCCAATGACAAGAACAATGATGCGCCCTATTGCTTGAATAAGTGGTTGATTTCTGCTTCTCAACCAGATGCTGCTCTTAAGAACATCAACTTTTGTCACCTTAGTGATGTCCTGTCATTGGTGGAACTGGTAGCAAACAAAATG GGCTGGCACTGGACTGATATCAAATTTGTCCCTCAGCTGCTGAATATGCTTGACTCATGTGCAGAGGAGAAAATTGCTATTGCTATCATCGTTCTTCTCGGTCAACTTGGGAG GATTGGAGTTGATGTCAGTGGATATGAAGATGGTGGAGTTCAGAACTTAAGAAGTAATTTATTCGCTTATTTATGCCGCAGTCCTTCCTCGAAAACAGGCACTTCTCTTCAAATTGCCACTGCCACTACTCTGTTAGGCCTCCTTCCTCTTGATCCAGAAACCCTTTCTCAAACTAACATCAGTTTCGGTGCATGTTCTAAATCTGTTTCTGACAATGCTGAAACTTTAAGGAAATGGTTCTCCGAGCTGGGGAAAGATCAACAAGTATTGGTATCTGGTGTTTTAAAATGCAATGATGTATATATCAAGTAA